One Sulfolobales archaeon DNA window includes the following coding sequences:
- a CDS encoding FAD/NAD(P)-binding oxidoreductase, with product MVRKIVILGGGTGGLAAAKHLSEALGGDAEITLIDKRDRTDFRPSYLYVMMGYREPNQVSAPLSLVEKRGVKFVKAEVRAIDPGNRVVETTAGKISYDYLLVSLGAETRPDLVRGGPLPHPWELDGALEVRKIVRGFRKGRLVVAVHSTPYRCPPAPWEVALLLDFYYSGLGFRRDIEITMVHPFKRPFENFGPLAAKMMEGLMAERRVGWIGVGKNPAVEEVDPGNRVLVTTTGEKIRYDALILIPPHRPPEAVAKSDIADPQTGWAKPNPPTMRTKYDDVYAVGDVAAPSLRLGMAGVILHSYLKYPLASIISEIKGVYVSSEFRVFGSCVMDVGGFGMAAACDFTKLVLGQAQYPDCLFLPPTSFSRVFKEMFEKQYFAWLLGYIPG from the coding sequence ATGGTGAGGAAAATAGTTATACTAGGGGGTGGTACAGGGGGTCTTGCTGCGGCTAAACATCTATCTGAAGCTCTGGGGGGTGATGCTGAGATAACGCTTATAGATAAGAGGGATAGAACGGATTTCAGACCTTCATATCTCTATGTTATGATGGGTTATAGAGAGCCTAATCAGGTTTCAGCGCCCCTATCACTGGTTGAGAAGAGGGGCGTTAAATTTGTTAAAGCAGAGGTAAGGGCTATAGATCCTGGTAATAGGGTTGTGGAGACAACTGCTGGGAAGATCTCGTATGACTATCTATTGGTATCGCTTGGGGCGGAGACGAGGCCAGATCTTGTTAGGGGAGGTCCTCTGCCACACCCGTGGGAGCTTGATGGGGCTCTAGAGGTTAGGAAGATTGTGAGGGGCTTTAGAAAGGGGCGTCTAGTGGTTGCTGTGCATAGCACGCCTTATAGATGTCCACCAGCTCCCTGGGAAGTTGCGCTTCTCCTAGATTTCTACTATAGCGGTCTCGGCTTTAGAAGGGATATTGAGATAACAATGGTTCACCCATTTAAGAGGCCATTCGAGAACTTCGGCCCCCTGGCTGCTAAGATGATGGAGGGGCTTATGGCTGAGAGGAGGGTTGGGTGGATCGGTGTTGGCAAGAACCCCGCTGTCGAGGAGGTTGATCCAGGTAATAGGGTTCTTGTAACAACCACAGGGGAGAAGATCCGCTATGATGCCCTCATACTAATCCCACCACATAGACCCCCAGAGGCTGTGGCTAAATCCGATATAGCAGATCCGCAGACTGGGTGGGCTAAGCCGAATCCACCAACTATGAGGACCAAATATGATGATGTCTACGCTGTAGGAGATGTCGCAGCACCTAGCCTCAGACTTGGAATGGCTGGTGTGATACTTCATTCATACCTCAAATACCCCTTGGCATCGATAATCTCAGAGATCAAGGGTGTATATGTGTCGAGCGAGTTCAGAGTCTTCGGATCATGTGTGATGGATGTAGGAGGCTTTGGAATGGCAGCTGCATGTGACTTCACAAAGCTCGTTCTAGGGCAGGCTCAGTATCCCGACTGCCTCTTCCTACCACCAACAAGCTTCTCCAGGGTGTTTAAGGAGATGTTTGAGAAGCAGTACTTCGCATGGCTACTAGGCTATATACCTGGGTGA
- a CDS encoding CoA-transferase: MIRCLEVFETKVVSAWEALSCIRDGDVIAISGFNMATTPEHLILELFNLYRKTGHPRDLFIISDALPAVPGRALDKVAEELYREGDRGFIRGVLMPYLGFSPWLQRMIMEDMIEGYSWPLGITAYWFREIASGRPGLITRIGLDTFLDPRQDGGAINSAARKAMTCRVELIRIGDEEYLFYRAPKPRVALIRGTTADSMGNLTLEDEGIRGTVLNIAQAAKARPEPGVVIAQVRWITERGTIKPRDVEVPGPLIDYIVRAPKERHWQSGSFEYDPRACQRVIPPLKPDVLEDLPQQSWEEYEYIIARRALIELLKIVASKRAPALVNIGVGIPALITRIAIEEGLSSYIIPVVESGPWGGLALAGQDFGIAFSPFALTSIPDTFSIFEGGVIDAAVLGFLQVDAEGNVNSSALPDRIPGPGGFPVIAGGAPKNIFSGSFTAGPRDIRVGEKGLEIRRDGNIVKFVSRVYKIFFSGRTALRYGKEVVYITERAVFKLTDRGLELVEIAPGVDIEKHILAKMEFKPIISRSLETMDQRIFRARRMGLVEEISKIFRA, translated from the coding sequence TTGATTAGATGTTTGGAGGTCTTCGAGACTAAGGTGGTTAGTGCTTGGGAGGCTCTCTCATGTATTAGGGATGGGGATGTTATAGCGATATCTGGTTTTAACATGGCTACTACGCCTGAGCATCTTATTCTAGAGCTTTTCAATCTATATAGGAAGACGGGCCATCCCAGAGATCTATTTATAATCTCGGACGCCCTCCCAGCTGTTCCTGGGAGGGCTTTGGATAAGGTTGCTGAGGAGCTCTATAGAGAGGGTGATAGGGGCTTTATAAGGGGGGTTCTGATGCCCTATCTAGGCTTCTCACCATGGCTTCAGAGGATGATTATGGAGGATATGATCGAGGGGTATTCATGGCCTCTCGGGATAACTGCTTACTGGTTTAGAGAGATCGCGTCTGGAAGACCTGGTCTTATAACCAGGATTGGTCTCGACACATTCCTAGATCCGAGACAGGATGGAGGGGCTATAAATAGTGCTGCGAGGAAGGCTATGACCTGCAGGGTTGAGTTGATAAGAATAGGTGATGAGGAATACCTCTTCTACAGAGCCCCAAAGCCTAGGGTAGCCCTTATAAGGGGTACCACAGCTGATTCTATGGGGAATCTTACTCTCGAGGATGAGGGTATAAGGGGTACTGTGCTCAACATAGCGCAGGCGGCCAAGGCAAGGCCCGAGCCAGGTGTTGTTATAGCTCAGGTTAGATGGATAACAGAGAGAGGAACTATAAAGCCTAGAGATGTTGAGGTTCCAGGGCCTCTGATAGACTATATCGTTAGGGCTCCTAAGGAGAGGCACTGGCAGTCCGGATCATTTGAATATGATCCTAGAGCATGTCAGAGGGTGATCCCACCCCTTAAACCAGATGTTCTAGAGGATCTACCGCAGCAGAGCTGGGAGGAATATGAGTATATAATAGCTAGGAGAGCCCTAATAGAGCTCCTAAAGATAGTAGCCTCTAAAAGAGCACCTGCACTGGTAAACATAGGTGTTGGGATCCCAGCACTTATAACCAGGATAGCTATTGAGGAGGGCCTCTCAAGCTATATAATACCTGTGGTCGAGTCAGGACCCTGGGGAGGCCTAGCCCTAGCAGGGCAGGACTTCGGAATAGCCTTCAGCCCCTTCGCACTAACCTCGATCCCAGATACATTCTCGATATTCGAGGGAGGGGTTATAGATGCAGCTGTCCTCGGATTCCTCCAAGTAGATGCTGAGGGCAATGTAAACTCCTCAGCACTACCAGATAGGATACCAGGGCCAGGGGGCTTCCCAGTGATAGCTGGGGGAGCTCCTAAAAACATATTCTCAGGATCCTTCACAGCGGGGCCAAGAGATATAAGGGTGGGTGAAAAGGGTCTAGAGATAAGAAGAGATGGAAATATAGTTAAATTCGTATCCAGGGTCTACAAGATATTCTTTAGTGGTAGAACAGCGCTTAGATACGGCAAGGAGGTTGTCTATATAACTGAGAGAGCTGTCTTTAAACTAACAGATAGGGGTTTAGAGCTTGTGGAAATAGCGCCTGGTGTGGATATAGAGAAGCATATACTAGCTAAGATGGAGTTCAAACCTATAATCTCTAGAAGCCTAGAGACTATGGATCAGAGGATCTTTAGGGCTCGGAGGATGGGGCTGGTAGAGGAGATCAGCAAGATCTTTAGAGCATGA
- a CDS encoding PIN domain-containing protein encodes MGKAEKHYAAVVLDANVIIAALIREQGFNRYIVSLTPSLYPSYYPEALRNEIQDHVREIARRAGKSEHEIRLALQAVLERVEPLPDEEVARYLSEAQGFVRDQDDSVYVAIALHLRYEKGFKQVILVTWNKRDYDFWSLMRHWVRVLDPREFYTNYLRPLLSPIPGQCLLCNVTSLEKAIEATLLYIGEHQYLVVNAEPPNRIEIETSCYMVLIEWDAREEGYCISPRPLAIRECIEMMQQPVTEKRLQEIELARQMCKL; translated from the coding sequence GTGGGCAAGGCTGAAAAGCACTATGCAGCCGTAGTCCTTGACGCCAACGTGATTATAGCAGCGCTCATCCGGGAGCAGGGATTCAACCGCTACATAGTCTCGCTGACCCCGAGCCTCTACCCCTCCTACTACCCGGAAGCCCTAAGAAACGAGATTCAAGATCACGTGAGGGAGATAGCGCGGAGAGCTGGTAAAAGTGAGCACGAGATACGCCTGGCACTCCAGGCCGTGTTGGAACGCGTGGAGCCTCTTCCTGATGAGGAGGTGGCTAGGTATCTCTCAGAGGCGCAGGGATTCGTTAGGGATCAGGATGATAGCGTGTATGTCGCAATTGCACTCCATCTGCGCTATGAGAAGGGGTTTAAGCAAGTCATACTGGTTACCTGGAACAAGCGGGACTACGACTTCTGGTCACTTATGAGGCACTGGGTAAGGGTACTAGATCCTAGGGAATTCTACACTAATTATTTGAGGCCTCTACTCTCGCCCATCCCAGGCCAGTGCCTGTTATGCAATGTTACCAGCTTAGAGAAAGCGATTGAGGCAACACTTCTCTACATAGGTGAGCACCAATACCTGGTTGTTAACGCTGAGCCCCCAAACAGAATTGAAATTGAAACTTCATGTTACATGGTATTGATAGAATGGGATGCCAGAGAGGAGGGGTACTGTATCTCGCCACGGCCTCTAGCTATAAGGGAGTGCATCGAGATGATGCAACAACCAGTAACGGAGAAGAGGTTGCAAGAAATAGAGTTAGCCAGACAGATGTGTAAGCTATAG
- a CDS encoding VIT1/CCC1 transporter family protein, which yields MGSAREVSELRDVAVASCVDEYIDSAVYRWLSKAPYLSRLSREVLIEMASHEERHYRFWSGVSGGCRVRFAWARVLAALLMALLFGATVTIKVLERKENETIQRYRGVLKYFEGAERAELEAIIEDEVKHENILMEKIGEERIKYLGFIVLGLSDAIIEISGIHAGTLGVYEDTVKAGIAGLIAGIAASMAMAAAAYAQAKQGGMGRPATSAMYTGIAYFLTAVILAIPYFIVHQIFLAFAISIALSIVILAYISTYGSVLYNRNYLREITETTLIILGVSAALYFIGDLVSRFLGIRV from the coding sequence ATGGGGAGTGCTAGAGAGGTGAGCGAGCTTAGGGATGTTGCTGTTGCTTCGTGTGTTGATGAGTATATAGATAGTGCTGTATATAGGTGGCTTTCGAAGGCCCCCTATCTTTCGAGGTTATCGAGGGAAGTTCTTATTGAGATGGCTTCTCATGAGGAGAGGCATTATAGGTTCTGGTCCGGCGTGTCTGGGGGTTGTAGGGTTAGGTTTGCATGGGCTAGGGTTTTAGCTGCCCTTTTAATGGCTCTTCTCTTCGGAGCAACTGTAACGATCAAGGTTCTTGAGAGAAAGGAGAATGAGACGATCCAGAGGTATAGGGGTGTGCTAAAGTATTTCGAGGGGGCTGAGCGTGCCGAGCTAGAGGCTATAATAGAGGATGAGGTTAAGCATGAAAATATCTTAATGGAGAAGATAGGGGAGGAGAGGATAAAGTATCTAGGCTTCATAGTGCTCGGCCTCTCAGACGCGATAATAGAGATCTCGGGTATCCACGCGGGAACCCTAGGGGTTTACGAGGATACTGTGAAGGCTGGCATAGCTGGGCTGATCGCTGGGATAGCGGCTTCGATGGCTATGGCAGCCGCAGCATATGCCCAGGCTAAGCAGGGGGGTATGGGTAGGCCTGCAACATCTGCCATGTATACCGGGATAGCGTATTTCCTAACCGCGGTTATCCTAGCGATACCATATTTCATAGTACATCAGATCTTCCTAGCATTCGCTATTTCAATAGCCCTCTCAATAGTCATACTTGCCTATATATCTACATACGGATCTGTCCTCTATAATAGAAACTATCTAAGAGAGATCACAGAGACAACACTGATAATACTAGGGGTATCTGCGGCGCTATACTTCATAGGAGATCTAGTCTCCAGATTCCTCGGGATCAGAGTCTAG